The Oncorhynchus mykiss isolate Arlee chromosome 10, USDA_OmykA_1.1, whole genome shotgun sequence nucleotide sequence aataatgtagggtaagtaacattatataaggtagcattgtttaaagtggctagtgatatatttacatcatgtcccatcaattcccattattaaagtggctggagttgagtcagtgtcagtgtgttggcagcagccactcagtgttagtggtggctgtttaacagtctgatggccttgagatagaagctgtttttcagtctctcggtcccagctttgatgcacctgtactgacctcgccttctggatgatagcggggtgaacaggcagtggctcgggtggttgatgtccttgatgatctttatggccttcctgtgacatcgggtggtgtaggtgtcctggagggcaggtagtttgcccctggtgatgcgttgtgcagacctcactaccctctggagagccttacggttgagggcggtgcagttgccataccaggtggtgatacagcccgccaggatgctctcgattgtgcatctgtagaagtttgtgagtgcttttggtgacaagccaaatttcttcagcctcctgaggttgaagaggcgctgctgcgccttcttcacgatgctgtctgtgtgagtggaccaattcagtttgtctgtgatgtgtatgccgaggaacttaaaacttgctaccctctccactactgttccatcgatgtggataggggggtgtataacacaatagatatggtaggagaaaatccaaagaaaaaccaaacagaatgtcttttttttttgagagcccatgctcttacaatggaaggTATAGGGTCATATACAAATCCAGCTCatagattgcaattcctatggcttccactagatatcaacagtcGTTGTTCAAGGTTTCAGTTTTGTTTCTTCCCAAACAAGGAAGAATTTTGAGTTGTAGTACTGGGAGtcagagttggaaatcagtctggTGCGTGGCGAAGAGGACGCGCACCTGCTAATTATGCTTTTCTATTGGACATACTACTTTCCCTATGAAATGTTAGAGttgaattacattttagggtatctgaggattcAATAGAAACgtatttggacttgttttaacaaagtttagccgTAGCTTTTAGGATTCCAaactctgcatgttgaacgagtggattactcaaatcgatggttccaactaaactgactttttgggatataaagaaggatttttatctTGCATAACGACCATACATGTTGTAgttgggaccctttggattgcaaatcagaggaagattttttaAAAGTAAGTTAATATTTAACCGATATTTGTGATTTTAcaaagcctgtgctggttgaaaaatattttgatgtggggcgccgtcctcaaacaattgcatggcatgctttcgctgtaaagcctattgtaaatcagacaatgcagttagattaacaacaatttaagcttttaaccgttataagatacttgtatgtacctaaatgtttaatatccataattttgatgattatttatttgaaatgcGCACCCTCCAATTTCCCCCGGAAGTTGTCGACAGGTGTCCAGCTAGCGGGATGCTTAGCTTTAAGTGATAACCATTCAGGACCAATTCCAACTATTAAAATAATaactatatatgtgtgtgtgagtgagagagagactagatcttctgcacagattctgacagtaaatctcagaaagaccaaaataatggtgttccaaaaaaaggtccagttgccagaaccacaaatacaaattccatcttgaCACAGTTGAcctagagcacacaaacaactatacataccttggcctaaacatcagtgccacagttGACTTCGACAAAGCTGTGAATgttctgagagacaaggcaaggagGGCCTTCTCTGCCATCAAAacgaacataaaattcgacatactaGTTAAGATCTGGTTAAAAagacttgaatcagttatagaacccattgccctttatggttgtgaggtctggggtccactcaccaaccaagaattcacaaaacgggacaaacaccaaattgagacaatgcatgcagaattctgcgaAAAATATCCTCcttgtacaacgtaaaacaccaaataatgcacgcagagcagaattaagCCGATACCCGCTAACGATCAAAATCTAGAAATTATCCATTAGAATCTACAACCAACTAAAgcgaagcaattcccaaaccttccataaagccatcacctacaaatAGATTCATCTGGAGAAGGATCCCATAagcaagctggttctggggctctgttcacaaacacaaacagaccccacaaagctccaggacaacaacacaattagacccaaccaaatcataagaaaacaaaaagataattacctGAGACACAGGAAAGAATTatcaaaaaaactgagcaaaccagaatgctatttggccctaaacaaagagtacacagtggcagaatacctgaccactgtgactgacccaaacttaaggaaagctttgactatgtacagactcagtgagcatagccatgcaattgagaaaggccgccgtaggcagacctggctctcaagagaagacaggctatgtgcacactgcccaaaaaatgaggtggaaactgagttgcACTTTCTAACATCCtgtaaatgtatgaccatattagagacacatttccctcagattacacagatccacaaagaatttgaaaacaaaccagattttgataaactctcatatctactggatgaaataccacaatgtgccatcacagtagcaagatgtcttgtggcaacaggtcacacaagggcaactagtgaagaacaaacaccattgtaaatacaacccatatttatgtttatttattttctcttttgtactttaataatttgcacattgttacaacactgtatatatacataatatgccatttgacatgtctttattcttttggaacctctgtgagtgtaatgtttactgttcatttttattgtttatttcacttctgtatattatctacctcacttgcattggcaatgttagcatgtttcccatgccaataaagcccttgaattgaattgagatagagagacacagagagagagacacagagagagagtgtttgttACTGTGGGTTATTGTTATACCACTTTCTCACATATCCAGTCATGATATTTGTGACAATTTTCATCATTCCATGTCTTTACAGGGTCATCTTGTCCATAGTATATCTCAACACAGTCCTCTTGCCCATAATCATCAGGCTGTCCTTTCCCCCAGTACCTAAAcaacacagagaaccagacagtCAGACACTGTGGTACCAACATTCTCCTCAATTATAGACATAGTCCTATGTTTTAAAGACACACTCTGTAAGATGATCATACCATTTTCAAGAATGGGCTATCAACACATTTCGACTACCTTTTCATATGTAAATATTGCCTGGtttctataatacatctatagtTCTCATGAATGACATTCATGAGTGGAAACATACCTTTTTATGAACATGATTGGAAGCAATATATCTTTGTTGTTTTTTATCAACTTATCACAAGGTAAAATGGTCAAATCTCTCACCCTGTGGTCAGTGGGGTGCCGTCCACCCACTTCCAGATCCCCtcagtaacagagtcagtcagaccaatccaggCTCTCAGGTGGAGGTTGAAGAGAAATGTCTGTTGTTGAAAAAGATAAAAAACAaactttttaaatatatttataaaaaactGCACACACATTAGTTTACTGATGAAAAgtattctctcactcactcacctgttcctctctgctgtttatgatcaccaggtctgctcctctcccctgacagtcCTGTCTGCTCTTCTCCCAGGTTTTGGTCTCAGTAGACAGGAAGTACAAACTGGAGTCAAAGTATCTCCATCCCTCCTGACAATGCTGCTCTGTTGAAGAGCAAAGGTGAACACATTGAGAAACTTAGCCAGTATCTTTATACTCATAAACCCAATGATATATAATTATTGTTGATTTTACTTCTAATTTATCACAGTTTATATATCACCTATCACAAAAAGCTTTAGCTGAATATGGCCTTTCtcttcagtcaggttgttgtatctggtctgtagctggtctctctcttcagtcaggttgttgtatctggtctgtagctggtctctctctgcagttgCGTTAGTCTTATAAAGGGAACAACTCTGTGACAAGTTGTTCCTTTTATCCTCAGAATCTTTGATGGCTCTGTTATCTACAAGGTATAAACACATAGTTACTAGGTAAAACACCAGTTAAATAGGCTTAGTAACCTACACTTCTTACAATTAAGCAATGAACTTGTACACAAActcacagtagacagacaggcctatgatcccagccagtaggagaacacacagcagccccagaaACACTGCAGCAACTAGGAAGGGTCTCTTCCCTGAGCTATCAGGCTCTGTGGACACATACAATATActgttatgttttgtgtgtgtgtgtgtgtgtgtgtgtgtgttttacctgagTGCTGGTCTCCTGGTCCATTATTTGGAGCAGTgtctgctgtctcttctctcttggtGATGGTCTCACCGTCTCTCAGGGTGTCTGCACTGACGTAGATATCCacaatcctctcctccatctcacctgTCAAACTTGACCTTCTTGTTCATATCTGGTTCAGTATAGATGACCTTTGACATCTTTAACAATGCCTGGGTCTTTCTTTCTGTGTAGGTCTACTATACATGAAGTCTCTGCTTCTAGAATTAATGTggtggtcttccaacatggccaCCAGGAGGCGTCGTACGTCAACTGTAAGACCTCTATACGTTAAGTCTCTGCTTCTAgtgatgtctctgtctctgagtcatctgtgtgtctctgtctgtgtcactgCTGTAGCTGTTAACTCTAGGGAAGTATCAACAAAATTACACGGGAAGTTGTGGCTATGCTAACACAAAAATGTTTACAAGTTTGAAAATGTGTGTGCTTAGTTGTGTGCGTAGTTGTGTCAGAGATTGTTACAGTGGTTATTGTGAAAGCATTTTCTGCGGCACATTTTAAACCATGTCATGTCTCTACATGGTCATCTTGTCCAGAGTATatctcaacacagtcctcctgcTCAGGGAACAGGACTTGCTATTTGTGATGATGGACAGGACACCCTCATACCAGGAAGATATAGATCATAGAGGGGAAGTGAAGAAAAAAGGCTAACTGTTAACATAAATTAAATATCATATGTAACAGTCAAACATGAGCATTTGATGTTGTGTTTATATGTAACTTGACAACAAAGACTGACTGTCAAAGATTATtagaacacacagcagccccagacacactgcagcaaCTCCAGAGGGTCTCTTCCACCACTGAACATGCACTGAATAACACATTATTAAAGTAAGATCTTTAGTAATGTGTATTACTGTATCATCTAGGATTGGGAAAAATAAAGGTATAGAAATACTGGGTAATCTCACCTGTttaatatattgtgtgtgtgtgtgtgtgtgtgtgtgttcgtggaaTCGTACCTGAAGCAACAATTCCATCTCTTGGACTAGGCTTGAAGGCTCCTACATTGGAATATAATTGGCCATCGATGTCTGTGTTCTTCATATCATCAGGCCCATCGTCATTAAATCCATCTGGGATTTCATAGACTCTCTTTGACATCTTAACACACTTGTGGTCAAATACAGTAACTTCTACTTCTAACCTCAACTCTAATGTACGTTTGTAGCTGTGTCGTCTCCCTGTGCTGTTCTGCGTCTGTGTGACTTTAGGTAGTGAAACTCCTTATCAGTCAACCACAGAGGATGACAAATTGTGAAATCAACACAACACTGGCCACCATGTGACTTCCACcagccttagtttgataatatacATTATGTGACTCTATATCATGATATGTGATGTATGTGTGAATTCACAGGGTCCCAATTTTTCAAGTTCTAAAATCCTTGTTAATTGACATATGCACTACATATATCCTGACTGAGTTTACTGCAACCCCAGCCTTCACATGGAGAACACATTATGGCTCTCACTCTGTGACTGGAGGTGTAGAGGGGAGTTGCCCTTAGATGCTGATCTTGTTCCGTTTTATATTTATTCCACAAATGGTTAAGGTTGGGATTGAGGGAAagtaacctgatcctagatctgtacttaGGGGAAACTTCCCCCTGTGTTGTGACCGGCCACCAATGGCCATGTAGGGGTCTATGCTCTATCTATGCTGACTGTGAAGAGTTACTCAGAATGAAAAAGCAGAAGATCTGACAACATCTCCATAGTTTCAGTTTGACAGATTTAAGAGGAAGAAGAATAAAAACCCTTCACATGTATTATGATAAAACGTTCATATTTCCACCCtgtctttcaaatcaaatcaaatcaaatgttatttgtcacatacacatggttagcagatgttaatgcgagtgtagcgaaatgcttgtgcttctagttccgacaatgcagcaataaccaaggagtaatctagctaacaattccaaaactactaccttatacacaagtgtaaagggataaagattatgtacataaagatatatgaatgagtgatggtacagagcggcataagcaagatgcagtagatggtatcgagtacagtatatgcatatgagatgagtatgtaaacaaagtggcatagtttaaagtggctagtgatacatgtattacataaagatgcagtagatgatatagagtacagtatatacatatacatatgagataaataatctagggtatgtaaacattatattaagtagcattgtttaaagtggctagtgatatattttacatcaattcccattattaaagtggctggagttgagtcggtGTGTTGGCAGCTGcccctcaatgttagtggtggctgtttaacagtctgatggccttgagatagaagctgtttttcagtctctcggtcccagctttgatgcacatgtactgacctcaccttctggacgatagcggggtgaacaggcagtggctcgggtggttgttgtccttgatgatctttatggccttcctgtgacatcgggtggtgtagacagacaggcctaggtgtcctggagggcaggtagtttgcccccggtgatgcgttgtgcagacctcactaccctcaggagagccttacggttgtggtcggagcagttgccgtaccaggcggtgatacagcccgacaggatgctctcgattgtgcatctgtagaagtttgtgagtgcttttagtgacaagctgaatttcttcagccttcttcacgatgctgtctgtgtgggtggaccaattcagtttgtctgtgatgtgtacgccgaggaacttaactgactaccctctccactactgttccatcgatgtggatagggggatgttccctctgctgtttcctgaagtccacaatcatctccttagttttgttgatgttgagtgtgaggttattttcctgacaccacactccgagggccctcacctcctccctgtaggccgtctcgtcgttgttggtaatcaagcctaccactgttgtgtcgtacgcaaacctgatgattgagttggaggcgtgcgtggccacgcagtcgtgggtgaacagtgggtctggcgacgaatatgtagcgagggcgagccgactagagcatacatgtcgcattggtgggtggtataaggtgatttggtaacaaaacggatggcactgtgatagactgcatccagtttgctgagcagagtattggaagctattttgtcgatgacatcgccaaagtcgaggatcggtaggatagttagttttactagggtaagtttggaggcgttagtgaaggaggctttgttgcgaaatagaaagccgatttctagatttgattttggattgtagatgagtctggaaggagagtttacagtctaaccagacacctaggtatttatagttgtccacatattccagGTCGGAACCGTCCATGGTGGTGATGCTattcgggcgggcgggtgcgggcagcgaacggttgaaaagcatgcatttggttttactagtgtttaagagaagttggaggccacggaaggagtgttgaatggcattgaagctcatttggaggttagttagcacagtgtccaaggaagggtcAGAAGTATGCAGAAtagtgttgtctgcgtagagcaAGAGCAGcaacattgatatatacagagaaaagaggcggcccgagaattgaaccctgttgtACCTCCATagggactgccagaggtccggacaacatgccctccgatttgacacactgaactctttctgcaaagtagttggtgaaccaggcgaggtagtcattagaaaaaccaaggctattgagtctgcagataagaatacagggattgacagagtcgaaagccttggccaggtcgatgaagacagctgcacagtattgtcttttatcgatggcagttatgatatcatttagtacattttttatttgtatctttattgaactatgcaagtcagttattaagaacaaattcttatttttaatgacggcctaggaacagtgggttaactgccttgttcaggggctgagCGACAGAtctttatcttgtcagctcagggatttgaacttaacctttcggttattagctcaacgctctaaccactaggctgccccattgagcgtagctgaggtgcacccgtgaccggctcggaaacaggattgcacagcggagaaggtacggtgagattcgaaatggtcattgatctgtttattaacttggctttcgaagactttagatggGCAGGAtcgatataggtctgtaacagtttgcttctatggtgtcaccccctttgaagagggtgatgaccacggcagctttccaatctttagggatctcggacgatacgaaagagaggttgaacaggctggtaataggggttgcaacaatggcggcggatagttttagaaagagatggtccagattgtctatcccagctgatttgtaggggtccagattttgcagctctttcagaacatcagctgactggatttgggagttACATCACAAACGATTAACAAATTTGACAGGATtgcgtgcttctacatctgcattgcttgctattggagttttaggctgggtttctatataacactttgacatcggctgatgaaaaagggctttataaatacatttgattgaaatttgatttCCCACCGACCGTTTCTACATTCTCAAAAATAGAATTATTGTTTAATTCTTCAATTTTGTGGATGTAGGCGTTTTGGCAGGGGAAGATCCTTGTCTCACATAGGTTTCTTTCCCCTCACACTTGCCAAACCCAAAGTTTCTACAAGGTATTTATGACCATCATAAAACCTGTGatgggagtgagagtgagagagaatggcTGTGATATACACACAAAAGGGCACCTTGTGACACCTTTGGCATATTGAGCAAGGCCTGGGTCTTTCTTtctatgtaggtctactatacATTAAGTCTCTGCTTCTAGAATTAATGTggtggtcttccaacatggccaCCAGGAGGTGTCGTACATCAACTGCAAGACCTCTATACGTTAAGTCTCTGATTCTAGTgatatctctgtctctgagtcatcagtgtgtctctgtctgtgtgactgatgtatcaaatcaaattgtatttgtgacatacacatggttagcagatgttaatgcgagtgtagcgaaatgcttgtgcttctagttccgacaatgcagtaataaccaacgagtaatctaacctaacaattccacaacaactaccttatacacacaagtgtaaagggatatagaatatgtacataaagatatatgaatgagtgatggtacagaacggcattggcaagatgcagtagatggtatcgagtacagtatatacatatgacgtGAGTATTgtaggttatgtaaacattatattaagtggcattatttaaagtggctagtgatacattttttacatcaatttccattattaaagtggctggagtttagtcagtatgttggcagcagccactcaatgttaggtctaatggccttgagataaaagctgtttttcggtctctcggtccctgctttgatgcacctgtactgacctcgtcttctgaaTGATAGtgaggtgaacaggccgtggctcgggtggttgttgtccttgatgatctttatggccttcctctgacatcgggtggtgtaggtgtcctggagggcaggtagtttgcccctggtgatgcgttgtgcagacctcactaccctctggagagccttagggttgtgggcggagcagttgccgtaccaggtggtgatacagcccgacaggatgctctcgattgtgcatctgtcgacgtttgtgagtgcttttggtgacgagccaaatttcttcagcttcttgaggttgaagaggcgctgctgcttcTTCTTCACAACGCTttatgtgtgggtggaccaattcagttagTCCATGATGTGTATgtcgaggaacttaacttactaccctctccactactgtcccttcgatgtggatagggggatgctccctctgcgttttcctgaagtccacgatcatctcctttgttttgttgacattgagtgtgaggttattttcctgagtccacactccgagggccctcacctccttcctgtaggcccTCTCGTCGatattggtaatcaagcctaccactgtagtgtcgtccgcaaacttgatgattgagttggaggcgtgcatggctaaacagtcgtgggtgaacagggagtacaggagagggcttagaacgcacccttgtggggtcccagtgttgcggatctgcagggtggagatgttgttacctaccctcaccacctgggggctgcccgtcaggaagtcccgtacccagttgcacagggcagggtcgagacccagggtctcgagcttgatgacaagtttggagggtactatggtgttaaatgctgagctgtaatcgatgaagagcattctcacataggtattcctcttgtccagatgggttacggcagtgtggttgcgattgcgtcgtctgtggacctattggggcggtaagcaaattggagtgggtctagggtgtcaggtagggtgaaggtgatatggtccttgactagtctctcaaagcacttcatgatgacggaagtgagtgctacggggcggtagtcgtttagcacagttaccttagctttcttgggaacattAACAATGGTGGCCCACTTGaggcatgtggggacagcagactgggatacggattgattgaatatgtccgtaaacacaccagatGTAGATGTTAACTCTAGAGTATTATCATCAACATGACACGGGTATGCCAATACAAAAATACATCCAGTTACATACTTGTGTGCATTTGTGCATGTGAGAGATTGTTACAGTGGTTATTGTAAAACTATTTTCTGCAGCACAATATACATCATTCCATGTCTCTACATGGTCAGCTTGTCAAGAGTATatctcaacacagtcctcctgtCCAGGGAATGGGACTTGCTATTTGTGATGATGGACAGGACACTATCATACCAGGAAGATATAGATCACAGAGGGGAAGTGGAGAACAAAGACTAGCTGGTAACATATATTAAATATCATATGTAACAGCCCCAAGATAATTCAGGGAGTTTCCAGAACTCCCCCTTCCTTTCTGCTGATTTGGACCCTCTGTTTACTACCAAATATACATCAACATGTTCAGGAGGTCCAGGACTACAAACATGGGTCATTATAATGTCCAGACAATAGATTTGACACTACAAACTGTTCCAAGTGGATATTGAGGGTGGGAAGGCTTAACCAGTGAGGATGAGATGTTGAGTGACATCTGTTTGAACAACTGAAAACATCCACTTCACTCTTTTGGGATCCCTTATAAGGGAACATCAGTCAAATATGAGCATTTGATATTGTATGTGACTTGACAACAAAGACTGACGGTCAAAGATGACTTAGTAACATAATTTGAGATCCTTTGATATCTCTACTACACTCATTGATTGGTGATACAGTCACCTCCTTCCTATACTGTGTATGTAATGGTGGTTTGGTACTGTTGAGAGTGTTATCACCAGGCCACAATTAGAATATATTCTTTAGAATTATTTGAATTGGAATTTATGTTTTTGCACAAAGTCAACTGTACTAATTTCAAATTATATCTGATGACGTGTGAAACAAAATGAATAGTACACAGGAAGGTACAATCAGGAAATAAGTAGGACTTTTATTAATAAGATACTACAAACAAATACAATAATAGGTgcatttgcatgtgtgtgtgtgtacgtgtatgcatgtgtgcttgcgtgtgtgtgaaaATCTGTGTAAGGGTGTGTTTGGGATTGAGGCAGAGTGTGTGA carries:
- the LOC118936371 gene encoding CD209 antigen-like protein E isoform X1; translated protein: MSKRVYEIPDGFNDDGPDDMKNTDIDGQLYSNVGAFKPSPRDGIVASEPDSSGKRPFLVAAVFLGLLCVLLLAGIIGLSVYYNRAIKDSEDKRNNLSQSCSLYKTNATAERDQLQTRYNNLTEERDQLQTRYNNLTEEKGHIQLKLFVIEQHCQEGWRYFDSSLYFLSTETKTWEKSRQDCQGRGADLVIINSREEQTFLFNLHLRAWIGLTDSVTEGIWKWVDGTPLTTGYWGKGQPDDYGQEDCVEIYYGQDDPVKTWNDENCHKYHDWICEKVV
- the LOC118936371 gene encoding CD209 antigen-like protein E isoform X2 — encoded protein: MEERIVDIYVSADTLRDGETITKREETADTAPNNGPGDQHSDNRAIKDSEDKRNNLSQSCSLYKTNATAERDQLQTRYNNLTEERDQLQTRYNNLTEEKGHIQLKLFVIEQHCQEGWRYFDSSLYFLSTETKTWEKSRQDCQGRGADLVIINSREEQTFLFNLHLRAWIGLTDSVTEGIWKWVDGTPLTTGYWGKGQPDDYGQEDCVEIYYGQDDPVKTWNDENCHKYHDWICEKVV